A single genomic interval of Rhinoderma darwinii isolate aRhiDar2 chromosome 11 unlocalized genomic scaffold, aRhiDar2.hap1 SUPER_11_unloc_21, whole genome shotgun sequence harbors:
- the LOC142698037 gene encoding histone H2B 1.1 codes for MPEPAKSAPAPKKGSKKAVTKTQKKDGKKRRKSRKESYAIYVYKVLKQVHPDTGISSKAMGIMNSFVNDIFERIAGEASRLAHYNKRSTITSREIQTAVRLLLPGELAKHAVSEGTKAVTKYTSAK; via the coding sequence ATGCCTGAGCCCGCCAAGTCTGCCCCGGCGCCCAAGAAGGGCTCCAAGAAAGCCGTGACCAAGACACAGAAGAAGGACGGCAAGAAGCGGAGAAAGAGCAGGAAGGAAAGCTACGCCATTTACGTGTACAAGGTGCTCAAGCAGGTCCACCCTGACACCGGCATCTCGTCCAAGGCCATGGGCATCATGAACtccttcgtcaatgacatcttcgagCGCATCGCAGGGGAAGCCTCCCGCCTGGCTCACTACAACAAGCGCTCCACCATCACCTCCCGGGAGATCCAGACTGCCGTGCGCCTGCTGCTGCCTGGAGAGCTGGCCAAGCACGCCGTGTCCGAGGGCACCAAGGCCGTCACCAAGTACACCAGCGCCAAGTAA